AATCACCTTCAACTTCTTCTCCTAACCCTGCAGCCATCATTGCTTTCAAAGATGAAACAATAATTTTTCCCAAGTTTGAAAGCTCATCAGGCGATTTTTCCAAGGCAGGTAGTAATACTACAAGGATTCTTCGGTTTAAAACCACATCTTTAAAATCCACTTCGGCGAGGTTAGTACGAACAATATGACCATAGGTATCAGCAAGAGAGGAAAAAGCACGAACTAGCTGCATGGTAATAAAACCATGTTGCTCCAAAACCTGCGAAACCTGTTTACCTTTTTTTTCTTTATTATAACCAGGCAATGTACCGAGATAGTTACGGAGCGGGTCGGTAACTAATTTTGGAATTGACTCAATGTTTACCGCTTCTTGATCGTCACGAGGAAATACTTTGTCAACAACAATGGCTTCCAATCTATCCAAAGAGAAATAATTCCGGATAGTATCTGCATCCAATAAAATCGCACCTTCGTCTCGCATATAGACTAATAAACGCATTAAAGCTTCTACGAAGGCAATAGCGCGGCCTTTCCACATATCACCATCGGAAGATTGGCTAGACCCTCCCATCAAGCTTACAACTAACTGAGTAAGCATACTGGAAGAACCCTGACAGAAAGGGTTTAAGGTATTTGACAGTCTTTTTTCTTGTGGGCCAATAATGTCGCGTGCGCCGGTCATAAAGTTAATAAGCAGTAAATCATCTTCTCTACCCATACTGCGCACCATAGAGAAAACTTTGGCGTATAAAGAAGTATCCCCTTTCCCGTCCACATAAATAAATCCACTGCCTTGGGCTAATGCATTAAATGCAATTGAAACCAAGGTTTCAGTTTTACCACTACCAGTTGAACCGAATATAAGGGCATGGGTGCGCATATCTTCGTTGGCGAACCATAATTCTTCGTTTGTCTTAATATCGTTTCCAAAAAAAGCAATTCCTCTTGCCATATTGGGTTTTTTAATACCCGGTTTTAAGTCATTATAATCTTTAACGCGCGAAATTTTTGGCAGACGAAAAGGCAGTTTTTGTTTGCGCGTATAAGTAAAGGTAAAGCTACTGAGGCCAATAAATAATAAAAGCGTAGAAAGTTGGGAGATATAATAAGATAAGGCAGCTAACGCGACTAAGACAATAGAAATATTAGTGGGATTTGAAAAAAAATCCGAAAAACGCTGTCCCAGCGTCCGGGTATCCCGCAAAAGCAAACTTGGATCTATTTCATTTCTTGAATCAATACCACGCATTACGGTTTTAACTCCTGCAATTCTTTCGGCGACAATTTAACCTCTTTTACTGCTATTTCTAAGGCTTTTATTGCTTCATCTATCATAGGAACCAAAGATTTTCTTTTCATAGCGAGCTCTGCTTTCCAATGAGCAAATGGTCCGGCAACTTCTGCGTAGGGAGTTTGCCTACCTACACAATTAAGCATATACCATAAACGTCTATCTATGGGTTTTAGCCATAAAAAATCAGAGCTAGGGGCTACACCATCATCTCTCGCGGCTTGCAATAAAGATGCCATAACCGTGAGAAGGTAAGCATGCTGACCGATTAGTTCCTGTGTCTCTTCCAGGTTTTGATATTTTTTGAGGGTACTCCATGCCACACTGTAATCTTGTTTTCCTTCCGCGAAACCTTTATTCAAAACCTCGAGTATGTTGGAAGCTGCACTACGATCCCGATTAATTCTAGCCAAAAAAACAGCGGCTAAAGCTCTTGCGTGAGGAGGCGCTTTTTCAAATCCATCAAAATAAGGACCCAGCTGTAACGTAAAGACACGTTTAGCGTCGCCGCGACGAATGGATGCGGTAAACTCCATTCCGGGAATAGGATTATCTAAAAGCATGTCATTTTTCTTTAATAATTCATGCTTTCTCGCAAACTCCATAGGAGTCAAAGCCATTGCCCACGGTCCTTCGTTAATATTTACACTAACCAAGTCCAATTTTACTACCGGCATAATTGCCGGCCAGTTATACTGCTCCTGTGCCCGCAGTTTCTTCATGTCATATACTTTTCTAAATTTTAAAGTGACATTTGAGTGGTATAATAAAAAGGCCAATGCTACTAAAATAACAATAATGGGATAACGGACATAATCTCCAACTGTTTGAGTATAACCTATCAATTGCTCCCACTTGACCGTCGCCGGATCAATAGTTTGCATAAGATAAATATCATTGGCTAGCTGCGTATTATCTACAAACAAATTGACTAATTTGCCCTGCAATACATTTAAATAAAATATAAAAGATACAATATATTGATGCCCTGCTTTCCAAATAATAAAAGCAGTAATAAAAATCAGCACCATAATCCAGACAGGTGCCATCGAATTGTCTGATTGCTGTTGAGAAGGTTGTTGTGCCATTTTATTAAGTCAGGTTAAAAAACGTCCAAGGTACTAAATTAAGTATATACCTTTTTTTAAAATTATCTCATTCTTCCAATTCGGCCGTTTTTAGTAAACGTCCATTGTTATACTTATAAATTCCACTAATATGCACGAAACGAGTAATATTTTCCAAAGATAATGACTTATCCTTTAAAGTTAATAAAGCTTTTCCGAGTTTGTCGGTAGGCGTTTTATCTGACGACGTGGGCAAAATATCAAGTTGATTAATATAAATAGCCACATAGGCCTCGTTTATCTTGTTTTCTTTCGTTCTAATAATATTTTTAATATCTTGTTCTTCAGCATAAATAGGACGAGAAATCATTTGTCTGGGTAAGTTCGTCAGTATTCTTTCCCATGATTGCATATTACTTCCATCAAAAGAATATAGCCCAATAAATACTTCAATTTGATCATTATGCAAAGCTGTCTGGGTAGCTAAATTTGACGCGGTTTTATTTTTTTCCGATCCCTGAATTTGCTGCTCGTATTTATCACGGATATCACGAAGATTCTTACCAATAATTCGCAAAAAGCTAGACTCCTCCCAAGGGCCACTTTCAATAGCCTCTTCCAGAGCTTTTAAGATAGCTTCATGTTGTTGTTCGGATAATTCTTCTTTCATAGTTCAGTGATAAAATTTTATAAAAAATTGAAAATACAGATAAAGCTGTTAGCTTTATCTGTATCGCTTATAGTAGTCTATTACCCTATGTATTGATAGGTATTAAAGGGAAAAGCTCTGTGAAAGTTGGCTTTCATTAAGAACACGAAGTACGGTTTCTTTGCACTTACTAACGACCTCGAGTCCTTGTTGGTTTGCGGGATTATTATTTAGTTTTGCCATTCTCTCGAGGTTTAGTGCCATCGTACTTAAAGGCTTTATAACTTGCGTCTCGACTTCACTACTAGCAGGCCCTTTTGGCTCCACAGGTTTAGCCAAAAATGAATAACGATTGTCCACGATTGATGCCATTTACAAATACTCCTACACATAAACTTTTATATAGACTACCAAACTTTTCCTTAACGTATTCTTAATTATAGTTACTTTGCGCTTTTTTTACATTGTGCGAGAAAAATTTAGTCGTACATTAATTCATCTAATGGTGTATAGTCCCTACTGGGTCCACCTTGAATCAATTCATTAATTACATCTGTCATACAGAGAAGGCGCAAAACATTGGGCGTAACTTCATCGAATATGACGCGTGAGCCTAACAATGCATCCTGCGCTTCCTCAAAAGAAAGACCTAAACCATAACCTAAACAAAGAGAACATAGTTGATCCGCCCGTCTTGCAATCGCTGGTAATAAACCGGTTGAAGAGAATACCTCATCAAAACTAACAAATCGATCATTAAGATAAAACTTAGCATTTAAGCTTGCAGAGATTAATCCAAGACTTTTAGTAATATCCAATCTCATTATCGCCACCAAGGTTGCGAAGATTTAACAGAGCCGGCCAGGAAACTGCGTAACCAACGTAAAAATACAGGAACTGTAAATCCATAATGTTCAATAATTCCAAAAAAAACCGCGGAAACCAAAACGAGAACCCCCGTCCAAATTCTAATGTGCATTAAAAATATAAAAATGGGGAATGCTGCGCGAGCATCAACCATAAAAAAACGCGGGCTTCTGGCTGAATCTCGCCAGTGCGCAGTGGGTGAAAAACCTCCAGGCATATAAAAACCTTTCGATGAAGAGCTTTGGATATAGTAAAAGTATACTCGTCAATAAGAGTAATTCAAGTAATGAAAGACAAAATTAAAACGAAAAAAGCTGGTAGGCAGATCGCCTTCACCAGCTTATTATCTTAAAAGAAGAGAGGATGGAGAAATTTAACGTAACTTTAAATCGTCTTTCTTACTAGCAAGACATTGCTTTAAAACGTCTCCAAGTGAAGGAGCTGGAGTAGAGTATCCTAATAAAGGTAAATCTGGAGGGGTTAATTCGGATTTATCTACCTCAGTACCCTTTTCTTCCACATTTGAAGCTACCTTTTTACCATTTGAGCACAATGCCATCTTTTGGAGCATCTCGCTGGTATTAGCCATTGTAACAACCCATTAAAAAATCTGATAGTTGTATAATAGTCGACAAAAATTAAGGTTTTATTAACAAAACTGAAATCATTCATTAAATAATGCTAACTATCTTCTTAGCACCTCTTCCTTGAGTATAATTCTTAATAATCTGTAAAATCCTCCAACTCTTCACGTAAACGTTTTTCTTCTAACAAGTCATCTAAACGCCTGCGTGCGTCGGAACCTGGTTTTTGACGGGATTCTGAAATAATTTCTTCCTCCTCATCTTCGACTATTTCCTCTTCGGCAACTAGTTCTTTTTCTTCATCATCATCAAAAAGATCGCTCATACTACCCTCTTTTGAGTTAACAATCTTACATAAAATCTTGAATGCAAAGCTATATAACTTATTTTTATTTATTTGACTAGTATTTTATTCTTTTAGTAAAAAATGATATTTTTCTTCTTAAACTTATACTTCAAACACCTCAAAATAATTTATGCCTGATCGTTTAAAGCAAGCGCAACGCCTAACCCTACGCAATACTCGCAAAAACTTATCTTCTGAGTATCAACAGAAAATTTCCTCCCATGTTTGCAATCGAATTAAAAATTTACATGAATACCGGTATGCTAAACATATAGGGCTATATCAAGCGGCTAATGGCGAAATTGATTTATCACATTTATGGGCTTCAGCACCATTACAGGGAAAATTTTGTTACTTTCCCAAGCTAAATCATGATCATTCATTTACTTTTATCCCAGCAACTCCAAGTTCCTCATTTACTATTAATCGCTATGGGATCGCTGAGCCCATTCCAGAAGCAGAATTACACCCCAAAAAATTAGATATTATCTTTATTCCTCTTGTGGGTTTTGATTCGAAAGGTACAAGATTGGGGATGGGAGCCGGTTATTATGACCGTAGCCTTGCCCATTATCAGTACTCTTGGTTAATAGGCGTGGCCTATGAATTCCAGCATATCGCATTTATTGGTGCCCAAGAATGGGATGTTCCCTTAAACGCTATTATTACTGAAAAAACAACTTACTGGATAAATAAATGAACTATTGGTTATTAAAATCAGAACCAGATTGTTTCAGCATAGACGATCTCAAAAAACTACCGAATCAAACCACTCATTGGGATGGGGTAAGAAATTATCAAGCAAGAAATTTTATCCGTACTATGAAACCAGGAGATCGCGCTTTTTTTTATCATTCCAACTGTAATCCTCCCGGGATTATCGGAACGGTAAAAATTACCAGCTTACCTTACCCCGATTTTACGGCATTTGACCCTGCCAGTGAGCATCCCGATTTAAAAAGTACCCCGGATAATCCCCGTTGGTTTATGGTAGATGTGCAATATTTGTCAAAATTTCCTAAATTGTTAAGTCTCAATGAATTAAAACAATTTGAAGAGTTAAAAGATATGTTGATTTTACGAAAAGGAAACCGGTTATCTGTCACACCGGTTAGTAAAAAAGAATGGGATTGTATTATTGATAATGAGGAGTAATTAAGGAAATAATGATGCTATACCGCATCATTTCCTACTTCTCCAGTGCGCACACGGATGACTTGGTCTAAATTGTAAACAAAAATTTTTCCATCGCCAATTTTTCCTGTGTAGGCTGTTTTACAGATGGCGTCAATTGCCATTTCTACCATATCATCCGAAAGAATGAGTTCGATTTTAATTTTGGGTAAAAAATCCACCACATACTCGGCACCCCGATAGAGTTCTGTATGCCCTTTTTGCCGCCCAAACCCTCGGGTTTCAGAAATAGTAATACCCGGAATGTTAATTTCCATGAGTGCCTCATACACATCGTCCAATTTAAATGGTTTAATGATAGCTGTAACCATTTTCATAGTATTACCTTAATTGTTAATAGTGGTTAAGATATGCTTTTGGTAAACTGCTAAGGGTAATAACCAGGAGTTCCACATGATAGATCAAAAGCAATTAGAGGAATTAGCAAAAAAGCTTTACTCTTCTCTTCCAGCCAGTTTACAAAATTTTGAAAAAGAGATACAACAAAAATTTAAAGAGATACTACAAACCACCTTTGCTCGCCTTGATTTAATAACTCGAGAAGAGTTTGATATTCAAACGAAAGTACTGGCGCGTACGCGTGAAAAAGTGGAAATGCTAGAAACACAAATTAAAACGTTAATAAATGACCATGAAAAGGTAGCCCCAAATCAATCAAAAAAGAATTAGACTAAATTTTTCCCCTCTTAAAATAGAGATACATGAATTTAGCTATAACCAAAACTCGCTGTGCCTTAGGTATTTATGCACGATTAGTTTCTGTCGAAGTCCATATATCTAATGGCGTGCCTAGTTTCACTATTGTCGGGTTAGCGCAAGCCGCCGTTAAAGAAAGTAAGGATAGGGTCCGCAGCGCTATTATTAACAGTGAGTTTGAATTTCCCTATCGCAGGATTACGGTAAACCTGGCCCCCGCTGATTTACCAAAAGTAGGCAGCGGTTTTGATTTACCCATTGCTTTAGGAATTCTTGCTGCATCACAACAAATTCCTGCTACTTTTTTTTCTTCACATGAATTTATTGGCGAACTTGCATTAAGTG
The window above is part of the Legionella adelaidensis genome. Proteins encoded here:
- the ubiK gene encoding ubiquinone biosynthesis accessory factor UbiK; this encodes MIDQKQLEELAKKLYSSLPASLQNFEKEIQQKFKEILQTTFARLDLITREEFDIQTKVLARTREKVEMLETQIKTLINDHEKVAPNQSKKN
- the icmQ gene encoding Dot/Icm secretion system protein IcmQ, which translates into the protein MKEELSEQQHEAILKALEEAIESGPWEESSFLRIIGKNLRDIRDKYEQQIQGSEKNKTASNLATQTALHNDQIEVFIGLYSFDGSNMQSWERILTNLPRQMISRPIYAEEQDIKNIIRTKENKINEAYVAIYINQLDILPTSSDKTPTDKLGKALLTLKDKSLSLENITRFVHISGIYKYNNGRLLKTAELEE
- a CDS encoding PA3496 family putative envelope integrity protein, which translates into the protein MSDLFDDDEEKELVAEEEIVEDEEEEIISESRQKPGSDARRRLDDLLEEKRLREELEDFTDY
- a CDS encoding EVE domain-containing protein is translated as MNYWLLKSEPDCFSIDDLKKLPNQTTHWDGVRNYQARNFIRTMKPGDRAFFYHSNCNPPGIIGTVKITSLPYPDFTAFDPASEHPDLKSTPDNPRWFMVDVQYLSKFPKLLSLNELKQFEELKDMLILRKGNRLSVTPVSKKEWDCIIDNEE
- the icmT gene encoding IcmT/TraK family protein, which codes for MPGGFSPTAHWRDSARSPRFFMVDARAAFPIFIFLMHIRIWTGVLVLVSAVFFGIIEHYGFTVPVFLRWLRSFLAGSVKSSQPWWR
- a CDS encoding type IV secretion IcmS family protein, coding for MRLDITKSLGLISASLNAKFYLNDRFVSFDEVFSSTGLLPAIARRADQLCSLCLGYGLGLSFEEAQDALLGSRVIFDEVTPNVLRLLCMTDVINELIQGGPSRDYTPLDELMYD
- a CDS encoding 5-formyltetrahydrofolate cyclo-ligase, yielding MPDRLKQAQRLTLRNTRKNLSSEYQQKISSHVCNRIKNLHEYRYAKHIGLYQAANGEIDLSHLWASAPLQGKFCYFPKLNHDHSFTFIPATPSSSFTINRYGIAEPIPEAELHPKKLDIIFIPLVGFDSKGTRLGMGAGYYDRSLAHYQYSWLIGVAYEFQHIAFIGAQEWDVPLNAIITEKTTYWINK
- a CDS encoding P-II family nitrogen regulator, whose amino-acid sequence is MKMVTAIIKPFKLDDVYEALMEINIPGITISETRGFGRQKGHTELYRGAEYVVDFLPKIKIELILSDDMVEMAIDAICKTAYTGKIGDGKIFVYNLDQVIRVRTGEVGNDAV
- the icmP gene encoding type IVB secretion system coupling complex protein DotM/IcmP — its product is MAQQPSQQQSDNSMAPVWIMVLIFITAFIIWKAGHQYIVSFIFYLNVLQGKLVNLFVDNTQLANDIYLMQTIDPATVKWEQLIGYTQTVGDYVRYPIIVILVALAFLLYHSNVTLKFRKVYDMKKLRAQEQYNWPAIMPVVKLDLVSVNINEGPWAMALTPMEFARKHELLKKNDMLLDNPIPGMEFTASIRRGDAKRVFTLQLGPYFDGFEKAPPHARALAAVFLARINRDRSAASNILEVLNKGFAEGKQDYSVAWSTLKKYQNLEETQELIGQHAYLLTVMASLLQAARDDGVAPSSDFLWLKPIDRRLWYMLNCVGRQTPYAEVAGPFAHWKAELAMKRKSLVPMIDEAIKALEIAVKEVKLSPKELQELKP